A stretch of Eubalaena glacialis isolate mEubGla1 chromosome 10, mEubGla1.1.hap2.+ XY, whole genome shotgun sequence DNA encodes these proteins:
- the MPEG1 gene encoding macrophage-expressed gene 1 protein has translation MNSFRGAILIWAVAAWAKMKKSLGDTDEDGFQKCKNALKLPVLAVLPGGGWDNLRNVDMGRVMSLTYTHCRTTEDGQYIVPDEVFTIPQKESNLEMNSKILESWENYQSSTSYSINMELSLFSKVNGKFSPEFQRMKTLQVKDQAVTTQVQVRNLVYTVKINPDAELSWGFKKELMDISERLENNQTRMATYLAELLVLNYGTHVITSVDAGAALIQEDHIRSSLLQDSQSSRSAVTASAGITFLNIVNFKFEENYTSQNAFTKSYLSNRTNSRVQSIGGLPFYPGITLQAWQQGITNHLVAMDRAGLPLYFFINPDRLPDLPGPLVKKLSKTVETAVRCYYTFNTYPGCTDIKSPNFNFQANMDDGSCEGKMTNFSFGGVYQECTQFSGNEVVQLCQNLEQKNPLTGDFSCPFGYTPVQLLSQTHEEGYNHLECSRKCTLLIFCKRVCEDVFRVAKAEFRAFWCVASGQVPENSGLLFGGLFSGRSINPLTNAQSCPAGYFPLRLFENLKVCASQEYELGYRFSVPFGGFFSCAVGNPLVDSAMYKDLGAPSLKKCPGGFSQHLALISDGCQVSYCVKAGLFTGGSLPPVRLPPYTQPPLMSQAATNTVLVTNLETASSWVKDPQSHQWRLGEPLELRRAMKVIHGDGSGLSGGAATGVTLGVTTVLAAVIALAIYGTRKYKKRGYQAVQDERQSLVTGTAVNGDALDQEQAQSPA, from the coding sequence ATGAACAGCTTCAGAGGTGCCATCCTTATCTGGGCAGTGGCAGCGTgggctaaaatgaaaaaatctCTGGGAGACACAGATGAGGATGGATTTCAAAAATGCAAGAATGCCTTAAAACTACCTGTTCTGGCAGTCTTACCTGGAGGCGGCTGGGATAATCTGCGGAATGTGGACATGGGACGGGTGATGAGCTTGACTTACACCCACTGTAGGACCACAGAGGATGGACAGTACATCGTCCCTGATGAGGTCTTTACCATTCCCCAGAAAGAGAGCAACCTGGAGATGAACTCAAAAATCCTGGAGTCCTGGGAGAATTACCAGAGTAGCACCTCCTACTCCATCAACATGGAGCTCTCCCTTTTTTCCAAAGTCAACGGCAAGTTCTCCCCTGAGTTCCAGAGGATGAAGACCCTTCAGGTGAAGGACCAAGCTGTAACTACCCAGGTGCAGGTAAGAAACCTGGTCTACACAGTCAAAATCAACCCAGATGCAGAGCTAAGCTGGGGGTTTAAGAAGGAGCTCATGGACATCTCTGAGCGTCTGGAGAACAACCAGACACGGATGGCCACCTACTTGGCAGAACTCCTGGTCCTCAACTATGGTACCCATGTCATCACCAGTGTGGATGCAGGGGCTGCTCTCATTCAGGAGGACCACATCAGATCATCCTTGCTCCAGGACAGCCAGAGCAGCCGCAGTGCAGTGACAGCGTCCGCTGGAATCACCTTCCTAAACATTGTGAACTTCAAATTTGAGGAGAACTACACCTCACAGAACGCCTTCACCAAGAGCTACCTCTCCAACCGAACCAACTCCAGGGTGCAAAGCATTGGAGGGCTTCCTTTTTACCCAGGCATCACCCTCCAGGCCTGGCAGCAGGGTATCACCAACCACCTGGTGGCCATGGACCGAGCTGGCCTGCCTCTGTATTTCTTCATCAACCCTGACAGGCTGCCTGACTTGCCAGGACCCTTGGTGAAAAAGCTGTCTAAGACAGTGGAAACTGCCGTGAGATGCTATTACACATTCAACACCTACCCCGGCTGCACAGATATCAAGTCGCCCAACTTCAATTTCCAGGCCAACATGGATGATGGCTCTTGCGAGGGAAAAATGACCAATTTCTCCTTTGGCGGAGTTTACCAGGAATGCACCCAGTTCTCAGGGAATGAGGTTGTCCAACTCTGCCAAAACTTGGAGCAGAAGAATCCACTCACTGGCGATTTCTCCTGCCCCTTTGGCTACACCCCAGTCCAGCTGCTATCCCAGACCCATGAGGAGGGTTACAACCACCTGGAGTGTTCACGGAAGTGTACCCTCCTCATCTTCTGCAAGAGGGTGTGTGAAGATGTCTTCCGGGTGGCCAAGGCAGAATTTAGGGCTTTCTGGTGCGTGGCCAGTGGCCAAGTACCTGAAAACTCAGGACTACTTTTTGGTGGCCTCTTCAGCGGTAGGAGCATCAACCCTTTGACAAATGCACAGTCATGCCCAGCTGGCTATTTTCCATTGAGACTTTTTGAAAACCTCAAGGTATGTGCCTCTCAGGAGTATGAGTTGGGATACAGGTTTTCCGTCCCATTTGGTGGGTTCTTTAGCTGTGCAGTCGGGAACCCCTTGGTGGATTCTGCCATGTACAAAGATTTAGGGGCACCTTCTCTAAAAAAGTGTCCAGGGGGTTTCAGCCAACACCTAGCCCTCATCAGTGATGGGTGCCAAGTGTCTTACTGCGTCAAAGCCGGGCTTTTTACAGGAGGGTCTCTGCCTCCCGTCAGGCTCCCACCTTACACCCAACCACCCCTCATGAGTCAGGCTGCCACCAACACTGTCCTAGTGACTAATCTTGAGACTGCAAGCTCCTGGGTGAAAGATCCCCAGAGCCACCAGTGGAGGCTGGGAGAGCCTCTCGAGCTTCGCAGGGCCATGAAGGTCATCCATGGGGACGGTAGTGGTCTGTCTGGAGGGGCAGCAACCGGGGTCACACTGGGGGTCACCACCGTCCTGGCAGCTGTCATTGCCCTGGCCATCTACGGCACCCGGAAGTACAAGAAGAGGGGATACCAGGCGGTCCAAGACGAGAGGCAGAGTTTGGTTACAGGCACGGCCGTGAATGGAGACGCCCTTGACCAAGAACAGGCGCAGAGCCCAGCCTAG